A genome region from Alteripontixanthobacter maritimus includes the following:
- the bamA gene encoding outer membrane protein assembly factor BamA, whose translation MSGRNLEAMPPETTSVDSGAHRISRNSRLFGVLLGGTALACMPVMALAQDTGDADAATQTAQPSGRTAVQQTPATAQQSDVIRTISVSGAQRLEPQTILSYITLRPGQVWSQERGDQTLKELAATELFATYDVRNDNGAVLITLTENPVVNRIVLEGNKRIKDDKILPEIKLTARQIFTRSKVRADVARIIELYKRQGRFAATVEPKMVQLGQNRVDIVFEIEEGPKSKVRQINIIGNEKFSDGELRGEMLTKQARLTSFLSSNTSYDPDRLAFDQQRLRQFYLTEGYTDFRVVSAVAELTQDKKDFIITYVVEEGERYKFGDVNVESQLRDFDSDRMSSGLAIKQGDWYNAKTVEDTVENFSELAGTFGYAFADVSPRIERDRENREMDVTFVLREAPRVYVERIDVNGNTLTQDKVIRREFRVAEGDAFNSLQVKRSSNRIKSLGYFQENFEITQVEGSAPDRIILEANVEEKPTGELQLSAGFSSIESFLLSASIRQRNFRGRGQTLGASVNYSRFSRAAQLSFTDPYLFDRNISAGVDVYRRDLSSFNFRNDNSTTFSQATTGFQARVGVPLSEYMSLVGSYTLNYDQISLDESQFFSDLDGDGIATCDPIRAGRYLCDTLGNRLSSILGATVVHETLNNRFRPSSGRSVSLTAEYAGLGGDTNYARIKGKIAQYFNVGGGFIFSLQAEGGAIKGFEDREGAGVDDVRLTDRFFLGEPQFRGFDIRGVGPRVIRQPLRDTDGDGIPEVITDEDLVSDDAIGGNAYYLGRAELEIPLGSGASELGLRPSIFVDVGALFSVTDPVLNVSPFPEGILANQFDADGNQLFILPGVGDQPPTFTTDPTDAMGNPLDPAQRQIALPFQEVFLGDSASPRVSVGIGVNWNSPFGPFRIDVAKVLKSQPGDDTKLFTFNVGTQF comes from the coding sequence ATGAGTGGACGGAATTTAGAAGCCATGCCGCCTGAAACCACTTCGGTCGATTCCGGTGCGCATCGCATCTCGCGCAACTCGCGTTTGTTCGGCGTTCTGCTCGGCGGTACGGCGCTTGCCTGCATGCCGGTTATGGCTCTGGCGCAGGATACAGGCGATGCCGATGCGGCGACGCAAACTGCGCAGCCTTCCGGTCGGACGGCGGTCCAGCAGACACCGGCGACGGCGCAGCAATCCGATGTGATCCGTACGATCTCGGTATCCGGTGCGCAGCGGTTGGAGCCGCAGACAATCCTGTCCTACATCACCCTGCGCCCCGGCCAGGTATGGTCGCAGGAACGCGGCGACCAGACATTGAAGGAACTGGCGGCGACCGAATTGTTCGCCACCTACGATGTCCGCAATGACAACGGCGCGGTGCTAATCACGCTGACCGAGAACCCGGTCGTCAACCGCATAGTGCTGGAAGGCAACAAGCGGATCAAGGACGACAAGATCCTGCCCGAGATCAAGCTGACCGCGCGGCAGATCTTCACCCGGTCGAAAGTGCGCGCCGACGTCGCCCGCATTATCGAACTGTACAAACGCCAGGGCCGGTTCGCTGCCACTGTCGAACCCAAGATGGTGCAGCTTGGCCAGAACCGCGTCGATATCGTGTTCGAAATCGAGGAGGGGCCCAAGTCCAAGGTCCGCCAGATCAACATTATCGGCAACGAGAAGTTTTCCGACGGCGAGCTGCGCGGCGAAATGCTGACCAAGCAGGCCCGGCTGACCAGCTTCCTGTCCAGCAACACGAGCTACGATCCCGACCGTCTTGCCTTCGACCAGCAGCGGCTGCGCCAGTTCTATCTCACCGAAGGCTATACCGACTTCCGCGTCGTATCAGCCGTGGCAGAGCTGACGCAGGACAAGAAGGACTTCATCATCACCTATGTGGTGGAGGAAGGCGAACGCTACAAATTCGGCGACGTGAACGTCGAAAGCCAGCTGCGCGATTTCGACAGCGACCGGATGAGCAGCGGCCTGGCGATCAAGCAGGGCGACTGGTACAACGCCAAGACCGTCGAAGACACGGTAGAGAATTTCAGCGAGCTGGCCGGAACGTTCGGCTATGCCTTTGCCGACGTATCGCCGCGTATCGAGCGGGACCGCGAAAACCGCGAAATGGACGTGACGTTCGTGCTGCGCGAGGCGCCGCGCGTTTATGTCGAGCGCATTGACGTCAACGGCAACACGCTGACGCAGGACAAGGTCATCCGCCGCGAATTCCGCGTGGCGGAAGGCGATGCGTTCAACTCGCTGCAGGTCAAACGCTCCAGCAACCGCATCAAGTCGCTGGGTTACTTCCAGGAAAATTTCGAGATCACGCAGGTCGAAGGCAGCGCGCCCGACCGCATTATCCTGGAAGCCAACGTGGAAGAGAAGCCGACCGGCGAATTGCAGCTGTCGGCCGGGTTCTCCTCCATCGAAAGCTTCCTGCTGTCCGCCTCGATCCGCCAGCGTAACTTCCGCGGGCGGGGCCAGACACTGGGTGCCAGCGTCAATTATTCGCGCTTCTCGCGTGCGGCGCAGTTGAGCTTCACCGACCCCTATCTGTTCGACCGGAACATCTCGGCCGGCGTGGATGTGTACCGGCGCGATCTCAGCAGCTTCAATTTCCGGAACGACAATTCCACGACATTCTCGCAGGCGACGACCGGCTTTCAGGCGCGGGTCGGCGTGCCTTTGAGCGAGTATATGTCTCTGGTCGGCAGCTACACGCTGAACTACGACCAGATCAGCCTCGACGAGAGCCAGTTCTTCAGCGACCTCGACGGGGATGGCATCGCAACCTGCGATCCCATTCGCGCAGGCCGTTATCTGTGCGACACGCTCGGCAACCGCCTGTCATCCATTCTCGGCGCGACGGTGGTGCATGAAACGCTGAACAACCGTTTCCGGCCGAGTTCCGGACGCAGCGTATCGTTGACGGCGGAATATGCGGGTCTCGGCGGGGATACCAATTACGCCCGGATCAAGGGCAAGATTGCGCAATACTTCAACGTCGGCGGCGGCTTTATTTTCTCGCTTCAGGCGGAAGGGGGCGCGATCAAGGGCTTCGAGGACCGCGAGGGAGCTGGCGTCGATGATGTTCGCCTGACCGACCGGTTCTTCCTTGGCGAACCGCAGTTCCGCGGGTTCGACATTCGCGGCGTGGGACCGCGTGTCATCCGCCAGCCATTGCGCGATACCGATGGCGACGGCATTCCCGAAGTCATTACCGACGAAGATCTCGTTTCCGACGATGCGATTGGCGGCAACGCCTATTATCTCGGCCGCGCGGAGCTGGAAATCCCGCTCGGCAGCGGGGCGAGCGAGCTGGGGCTGCGGCCTTCGATCTTCGTCGATGTCGGTGCCTTGTTCAGTGTGACCGACCCGGTGCTGAACGTCAGTCCGTTCCCGGAAGGGATCCTCGCCAACCAGTTCGATGCCGATGGCAATCAGCTGTTCATCCTGCCTGGCGTAGGGGACCAGCCTCCGACCTTCACGACCGATCCGACGGATGCCATGGGCAATCCGCTCGACCCAGCGCAGCGCCAAATCGCGCTGCCATTCCAGGAAGTGTTCCTGGGCGACAGCGCCAGCCCGCGCGTTTCGGTGGGGATCGGCGTCAACTGGAATTCGCCTTTCGGGCCATTCCGGATCGACGTAGCCAAGGTGCTGAAAAGCCAGCCGGGTGACGACACCAAACTGTTTACATTCAACGTAGGAACGCAATTCTGA
- the rseP gene encoding RIP metalloprotease RseP — MIESPPFWFYIAGFLLILGPLVTLHEFGHYLVGRMFGVGADAFSVGFGKELAGFTDKRGTRWKLSALPLGGYVQFRGDMNPASIPDAQAAAAMTEEDRQGAFQYAALWKRALIVFAGPATNLIITLAIFAGFALIYGKAVPTNLDEQTSVAAFAETSPAREAGMQIGDRIVAIDGEEVADFRDVVKRIVFYPNETIDITLDRDGRTFDLPVTIGATMEKDEFGNESKIGRIGVESAPIEAEMVPVGVGEAASIAYSQTVDMTVMMVTGIKQIVTGDRSVRELGGPLKIAKFSGEQLSRGTQAFVWFAALISLNLAFINLLPIPALDGGHLAFYAAEAIRRKPVGEKGMELAYRGGVVVVLTLMIFVTVNDIITIPWFGA, encoded by the coding sequence TTGATCGAATCGCCGCCCTTCTGGTTCTACATCGCCGGCTTCCTGTTGATTCTCGGCCCGCTCGTGACGTTGCACGAATTCGGGCATTACCTGGTCGGCAGGATGTTCGGTGTTGGCGCGGATGCGTTTTCGGTGGGCTTCGGTAAGGAACTGGCGGGCTTTACCGACAAACGCGGCACCCGGTGGAAGCTTTCCGCGCTGCCGCTGGGCGGTTATGTCCAGTTTCGCGGCGACATGAATCCCGCCAGCATTCCCGATGCGCAAGCGGCTGCCGCGATGACGGAGGAGGACCGTCAGGGCGCTTTTCAATACGCGGCCTTGTGGAAGCGCGCGCTCATCGTGTTCGCGGGACCGGCCACGAACCTGATCATTACGCTGGCGATCTTCGCCGGGTTCGCGCTGATCTACGGTAAGGCGGTGCCGACCAATCTCGATGAACAGACCAGCGTCGCCGCGTTTGCCGAAACCAGCCCGGCACGCGAAGCCGGGATGCAGATCGGCGACCGCATCGTCGCCATCGATGGCGAGGAAGTGGCGGATTTCCGCGATGTGGTGAAGCGCATCGTGTTCTACCCGAACGAAACGATCGACATTACGCTCGACCGCGATGGCCGCACATTCGACCTGCCGGTTACCATCGGCGCGACGATGGAGAAGGACGAGTTCGGCAACGAAAGTAAGATTGGCCGGATCGGTGTGGAATCCGCTCCGATCGAGGCTGAAATGGTGCCCGTGGGGGTGGGCGAGGCCGCATCGATCGCATATAGCCAAACGGTTGATATGACGGTCATGATGGTCACCGGGATCAAGCAGATCGTCACCGGCGATCGCTCGGTCCGCGAATTGGGCGGGCCGCTCAAAATCGCGAAATTTTCCGGCGAGCAGCTCAGCCGGGGCACACAGGCGTTTGTCTGGTTCGCGGCGCTCATCTCGCTTAACTTGGCATTCATTAACCTGCTGCCAATCCCCGCGCTCGACGGTGGGCATCTGGCATTTTACGCGGCCGAAGCAATCCGCAGGAAGCCCGTCGGCGAAAAAGGTATGGAGCTGGCCTATCGCGGGGGGGTGGTAGTGGTTTTGACTCTGATGATCTTCGTGACGGTGAACGACATCATCACGATCCCCTGGTTCGGCGCCTGA
- a CDS encoding 1-deoxy-D-xylulose-5-phosphate reductoisomerase, with product MTPRSITILGATGSVGASTLDLVRRSPKSWRVVALTANCSAAELAKLAREFNAECAVVAEESCLPGLRDALADSGIEAAGGNQALCEAATRPADIVVAAIVGCAGLAPTMAAIEQGRTIALANKEALVSAGEVMTAAVARNGATLLPVDSEHNAIFQCLAGNDIADVARITLTASGGPLRTKTLAELAATTPAEAVAHPNWDMGAKISVDSATMMNKGLEFIEAHHLFPVGLDRLAIVVHPQSVIHSMVEYRDGSTLAQLGPSDMRVPIASCLAHPARMDTPMAPLDLATIGELSFFAPDEERFPATKLARNAANAGGATPAILNAANEVAVAAFLAGKIGFTDITVTVAETLERLSLTPPTTLDAVLAVDAEARACAETALETYA from the coding sequence ATGACACCTCGTTCGATTACGATCCTCGGCGCAACCGGATCGGTTGGCGCGTCCACGCTGGACCTCGTGCGCCGCTCGCCCAAGAGCTGGCGGGTGGTCGCGTTGACCGCAAATTGCAGCGCAGCGGAACTGGCGAAGCTGGCGCGCGAATTTAATGCTGAATGCGCGGTAGTGGCCGAGGAAAGCTGCCTGCCCGGACTGCGCGACGCGCTGGCGGACAGCGGGATCGAGGCGGCTGGCGGCAACCAAGCGCTGTGCGAGGCGGCCACCCGTCCTGCCGATATCGTTGTGGCCGCCATCGTCGGCTGCGCGGGCCTTGCCCCGACCATGGCCGCCATCGAACAGGGCCGCACGATCGCGCTCGCCAACAAGGAAGCGCTGGTTTCTGCAGGCGAGGTGATGACCGCTGCCGTGGCGAGGAACGGCGCAACCCTGCTGCCGGTCGATAGCGAACACAACGCCATCTTCCAGTGCCTGGCCGGGAACGACATTGCCGACGTGGCCCGCATCACGCTGACTGCCAGCGGCGGCCCGCTGCGTACGAAAACGCTGGCCGAGCTTGCCGCGACCACTCCGGCAGAAGCGGTGGCGCATCCCAATTGGGATATGGGCGCCAAGATCAGCGTCGATTCCGCCACCATGATGAACAAGGGGCTGGAGTTTATCGAGGCGCACCACCTGTTCCCGGTAGGGCTCGACCGGCTAGCCATCGTGGTCCACCCGCAAAGCGTGATTCATTCCATGGTGGAATATCGCGACGGGTCCACGCTGGCCCAGCTCGGGCCGTCCGACATGCGCGTGCCGATCGCATCCTGCCTTGCGCATCCTGCCCGGATGGATACGCCGATGGCTCCGCTGGATCTGGCAACCATCGGGGAACTAAGCTTTTTTGCGCCAGATGAAGAGCGGTTCCCGGCCACAAAACTGGCGCGCAATGCCGCCAATGCGGGCGGGGCGACTCCGGCGATCCTCAATGCGGCAAACGAGGTAGCGGTGGCGGCGTTTCTCGCCGGTAAGATCGGGTTCACAGATATTACCGTAACAGTGGCGGAGACCCTGGAACGCCTGTCGCTGACCCCGCCGACGACGCTGGACGCAGTCCTCGCCGTCGATGCCGAGGCTCGTGCCTGCGCCGAAACCGCCTTGGAGACTTACGCTTGA
- a CDS encoding phosphatidate cytidylyltransferase → MVDADGPEAPEPQSSVPDAPATHGEPAMALRRRDRFRNRARKYVHLPLWMKTSDLPVRTASAVVMVAVATLQLYLGGPALKAFLWLVAAICFFELLRLVGRAAETLPTKVAGMAAGAAYIALAGLMLTGMNARLLIAVIVAVAFVDIFAYFFGRTIGGPKIAPRISPSKTWAGLLGGVVGATLWLYIASTLFTGRHANPGKIDLSVFFGDTPAVVLPIVGAAIAVLAQAGDFFESWLKRRANMKDSSTLIPGHGGVFDRVDGLLPVSIVAGLLFGSSPW, encoded by the coding sequence ATGGTGGACGCTGACGGGCCGGAAGCCCCCGAACCGCAAAGCTCTGTGCCGGACGCTCCCGCGACCCATGGCGAGCCCGCAATGGCGCTGCGTCGGCGTGACCGCTTCAGGAACCGCGCCCGCAAATACGTCCACCTGCCGCTATGGATGAAAACGTCGGACCTGCCGGTGCGTACGGCCTCTGCCGTGGTCATGGTGGCGGTGGCGACGTTGCAGCTGTATCTGGGTGGTCCGGCGCTGAAGGCGTTCCTGTGGCTGGTAGCCGCGATCTGCTTTTTCGAATTGCTGCGGCTGGTCGGCCGGGCTGCGGAGACGCTGCCTACGAAAGTCGCGGGCATGGCGGCGGGCGCGGCCTATATCGCACTGGCCGGACTGATGCTGACCGGAATGAACGCCCGCCTGCTGATTGCGGTTATCGTGGCCGTCGCGTTCGTCGATATCTTTGCCTATTTCTTCGGGCGGACCATTGGGGGGCCGAAAATCGCGCCGCGTATCAGCCCATCCAAGACATGGGCGGGATTGCTGGGCGGGGTCGTCGGGGCGACGCTCTGGCTATATATCGCCTCCACCCTGTTCACCGGGCGGCACGCCAATCCGGGCAAGATCGATCTGTCGGTCTTCTTCGGCGACACGCCGGCGGTGGTCCTTCCGATCGTCGGTGCCGCAATCGCGGTGCTGGCGCAGGCGGGTGACTTTTTCGAAAGCTGGCTGAAACGGCGCGCCAACATGAAAGACAGCTCCACTTTGATCCCCGGCCATGGCGGCGTGTTCGACCGGGTGGACGGGCTGCTTCCGGTCAGCATCGTGGCGGGGCTGCTGTTCGGCTCCTCCCCGTGGTAA
- the uppS gene encoding polyprenyl diphosphate synthase, translating into MNDARAKHVAIIMDGNGRWAKRRALPRAMGHRKGVEAVRELVRNVEPLGLECLTLYAFSSENWKRPDEEVDDLMALMRRFIKSDLPEFVSNDVRLIIIGDWQGLAPDIVEMLEDALERTAEGSRTLAVALNYGSQDEIARAAAQAAAQSNGAGKVTADSIAAHLDTADLPPLDLLIRTSGEVRLSNFLLWQAAYAEMLFVDTLWPDFTPDHLRAALEDFANRERRYGGR; encoded by the coding sequence ATGAATGACGCCCGCGCCAAACATGTCGCCATAATCATGGATGGCAATGGCCGCTGGGCGAAGCGCCGCGCGTTGCCGCGCGCAATGGGCCACCGCAAGGGCGTGGAAGCGGTGCGCGAACTGGTCCGCAATGTCGAGCCGCTGGGGCTGGAATGCCTGACACTGTATGCCTTCAGTTCGGAAAACTGGAAACGGCCGGACGAGGAAGTCGACGATCTGATGGCGCTGATGCGGCGCTTCATCAAATCGGACCTGCCGGAATTTGTGTCCAACGATGTGCGCCTCATAATTATCGGCGATTGGCAAGGGCTTGCGCCCGATATCGTGGAAATGCTCGAAGATGCGCTCGAACGGACCGCTGAGGGATCGCGCACTCTGGCAGTCGCGCTCAATTACGGGTCGCAAGACGAGATCGCGCGCGCTGCAGCGCAGGCCGCAGCCCAAAGCAACGGTGCGGGCAAGGTGACTGCAGATAGCATCGCCGCACATTTGGACACCGCTGACCTTCCGCCGCTCGACCTGCTGATCCGCACCAGCGGCGAAGTGCGACTGTCCAACTTCCTGCTGTGGCAGGCGGCCTATGCCGAAATGCTGTTTGTCGATACGCTGTGGCCGGACTTTACGCCGGACCATTTGCGCGCGGCGCTCGAGGATTTTGCCAATCGGGAGCGGCGCTATGGTGGACGCTGA
- the frr gene encoding ribosome recycling factor: MAKFDKSDIERRMQGAVESLKGDLSGLRTGRANTSLLDPVMVDVYGSMMPLNQVATVSAPEPRMLSVQVWDKANVTAVEKGISKANLGLNPMQDGQTLRLPMPDLNEERRKELAKLAGKYGENAKIAIRNVRRDGMENLKEDEKKKDISEDERKRFEDDVQTLTDKYAAETDAAVEVKVKEIMTQ, encoded by the coding sequence ATGGCAAAATTCGACAAGAGCGATATCGAGCGCCGGATGCAGGGCGCAGTGGAAAGCCTGAAAGGCGATCTGTCGGGCTTGCGGACGGGACGCGCCAACACCTCGCTGCTCGATCCGGTAATGGTCGATGTATATGGCTCGATGATGCCGCTCAACCAGGTGGCCACCGTCTCCGCGCCGGAGCCGCGCATGTTAAGCGTGCAGGTCTGGGATAAGGCCAACGTAACCGCTGTGGAGAAGGGTATTTCCAAGGCTAATCTGGGCCTTAACCCGATGCAGGACGGTCAGACGCTGCGCTTGCCGATGCCCGATCTCAACGAGGAACGGCGCAAGGAGCTAGCCAAACTGGCGGGCAAATATGGCGAGAACGCCAAGATCGCGATTCGCAATGTCCGGCGTGACGGGATGGAAAATCTGAAGGAAGACGAGAAGAAGAAGGATATCTCGGAAGACGAGCGCAAGCGGTTCGAGGACGATGTGCAGACGCTGACCGACAAATACGCAGCCGAAACCGACGCTGCGGTCGAGGTAAAGGTCAAGGAAATCATGACGCAGTGA
- the pyrH gene encoding UMP kinase, which yields MPAPQYKRILLKLSGEVLMGGQDYGIDPGFVAEMAKEVKAAKETGLEICLVIGGGNIFRGMAGAAQGMDRAQADYMGMLATVMNALAMQSALEQIGVPTRVQSAIEMDKVCEPVIRRRAERHLEKGRVVIFAAGVGAPYFTTDSGAALRAAEMKCDALLKGTSVDGVYDSDPKTNADAKRFDTVTYDRVLADNLKVMDASAVALCRDNDIPIVVFSIRDEGNLARVLGGAGVQTIVKQ from the coding sequence ATGCCAGCCCCCCAGTATAAACGCATCCTGCTGAAACTGTCGGGCGAGGTGCTGATGGGGGGGCAGGATTATGGCATCGATCCCGGCTTCGTGGCGGAAATGGCGAAGGAAGTGAAGGCGGCCAAGGAAACGGGGCTGGAAATCTGCCTCGTCATCGGCGGTGGCAATATTTTTCGCGGGATGGCCGGCGCGGCGCAGGGGATGGACCGGGCGCAGGCGGATTACATGGGCATGCTCGCCACGGTGATGAACGCGCTCGCCATGCAAAGCGCGCTGGAACAGATCGGCGTACCCACCCGCGTGCAATCCGCGATCGAGATGGACAAGGTGTGCGAACCCGTCATCCGCCGGCGCGCCGAACGGCATCTGGAGAAGGGCCGCGTGGTGATCTTCGCCGCCGGTGTCGGTGCGCCCTATTTCACCACCGATAGCGGGGCGGCCCTGCGCGCGGCGGAGATGAAATGCGATGCGCTGCTGAAAGGCACCAGCGTTGATGGCGTGTATGACAGCGACCCCAAGACGAACGCGGATGCAAAGCGTTTCGATACGGTGACTTACGACCGCGTGCTGGCGGATAATCTTAAAGTGATGGATGCCTCCGCCGTTGCGCTGTGCCGCGATAACGATATCCCCATCGTGGTCTTCTCCATCCGGGACGAGGGCAATCTGGCCCGCGTGCTGGGCGGAGCGGGCGTGCAAACCATAGTGAAACAATAG